Proteins found in one Vagococcus carniphilus genomic segment:
- a CDS encoding ABC transporter ATP-binding protein, protein MKRILEVKNLTKVFKKANGESHTAVNGISFDLNEGEIFSFLGPNGAGKSTTINMVTTQLSPTAGTIKVDGEDIQSSPINARTKIGIVAQHNNLDRGLTAHENLLYHGRYFGLSKHESETRAEILLKDFGLYDWKDDYVKSFSGGMAQRLKIARAIMHKPAILFLDEPTTGLDPAYREILWEHVLRLNKENKTTVFLTTHYMEEPERFSDRVAIYNKGEIKAIGTIDELRKQIPSESLIYLKVDQTSELFSKQLSKLGTVKSLKVVDEKNYVIYPNESKKALTEILHLFEQSKTQLENIQLSSTTLDDIFIHLTTDEEEK, encoded by the coding sequence ATGAAACGTATTTTGGAAGTAAAAAATCTGACAAAAGTATTTAAAAAAGCAAATGGTGAATCTCATACAGCGGTAAATGGCATTTCATTTGATTTAAACGAAGGTGAAATTTTTAGTTTCTTAGGACCAAATGGTGCAGGAAAGAGTACCACAATTAATATGGTAACGACCCAACTTTCTCCAACAGCAGGAACGATTAAGGTTGATGGAGAAGATATTCAATCTTCACCAATCAATGCTCGAACTAAAATTGGGATTGTTGCTCAACATAATAATTTAGATAGAGGATTAACAGCTCATGAAAACTTACTATATCATGGACGTTACTTTGGATTAAGTAAACATGAGTCAGAAACACGTGCTGAAATATTATTAAAAGATTTTGGGCTTTATGATTGGAAAGACGACTATGTTAAAAGTTTTTCAGGAGGGATGGCACAACGTTTGAAAATTGCTCGTGCTATCATGCATAAACCAGCTATTTTATTTTTAGATGAACCAACCACAGGACTAGATCCAGCTTATCGCGAAATTTTATGGGAACATGTTTTGCGATTAAATAAAGAAAATAAAACAACAGTATTCTTAACAACCCATTATATGGAAGAGCCAGAAAGATTTTCAGATAGAGTAGCAATTTACAATAAAGGTGAAATTAAAGCAATTGGAACAATCGATGAATTAAGAAAACAGATTCCCTCTGAAAGTTTAATCTATTTGAAAGTAGATCAAACTTCTGAGTTGTTCTCTAAACAACTGTCAAAATTAGGAACAGTTAAAAGTTTAAAAGTTGTTGATGAAAAGAATTATGTTATTTACCCTAATGAGAGTAAAAAAGCGTTAACAGAAATACTTCATTTATTTGAACAATCTAAAACGCAATTAGAAAATATTCAATTGAGTTCAACTACTTTAGATGATATTTTCATTCATTTAACGACTGATGAGGAGGAGAAATAA
- a CDS encoding ABC transporter permease: MANKVSTSTVFWIMVKRDLMIQLRNWSEFIFRVAMLPFILILTYGYVLPKIGILSPDFPNQMFPGMVGMSLLITGIHGTAVPLSMDFNNSREIEDRLQAPVSIKVTAWSKMVVGIIESWIGALIVLPVSILFMGSYLEFSMSGFDVLMLVVILLVSSITSATLGLLVGTIVKPMQIAAMFPGFLMPIIFTGAIFFSWDSLSAIPWLKGIVLLNPLVYINEALRSTMIETTTAMPLWLSVGGIIIFTIIMGTTGMKRFKKMAIR; this comes from the coding sequence ATGGCAAATAAAGTAAGTACATCAACAGTATTTTGGATTATGGTAAAACGTGATTTAATGATTCAATTAAGAAATTGGTCAGAATTTATTTTTAGGGTTGCAATGTTACCTTTTATTTTAATTTTAACTTATGGTTATGTGTTACCTAAAATCGGTATTTTGTCACCTGATTTTCCTAATCAAATGTTTCCAGGTATGGTTGGTATGAGTTTGTTGATTACTGGAATTCATGGGACAGCTGTTCCTTTGTCAATGGATTTTAATAACTCCAGAGAAATTGAAGACAGGTTACAAGCACCTGTTAGTATTAAAGTGACTGCTTGGTCAAAGATGGTGGTAGGAATTATTGAATCTTGGATTGGTGCTTTAATTGTTCTTCCAGTCTCAATTTTATTCATGGGAAGCTATTTAGAGTTTTCAATGTCTGGATTTGATGTATTAATGTTAGTTGTTATTTTATTAGTTAGTTCAATCACTTCTGCAACTTTAGGTTTACTAGTAGGAACCATTGTAAAACCAATGCAAATTGCAGCGATGTTTCCTGGATTTTTAATGCCAATTATTTTTACGGGAGCTATTTTCTTTAGTTGGGATTCACTAAGTGCAATTCCATGGTTAAAAGGAATTGTTTTATTAAATCCACTTGTTTACATTAATGAAGCTTTAAGAAGCACGATGATTGAGACAACAACAGCTATGCCATTATGGTTAAGTGTAGGTGGTATTATCATCTTCACAATCATTATGGGAACAACTGGAATGAAACGATTTAAAAAAATGGCTATTAGATAG